TATCGAGTTCAATATCGCGCTAGCGTCGAAGAGGAACCTCAACCCCTCACCCTATCCTCCCTAACGATTCTCACTATATCCTCTGCAGGCACCTTGGATAGAATGAGTGAAACCTCTTGAGCCATACCTTTAAGATGCTCCCTCTCTCTCCTCCTGACCTCCTCCTCAAGAGCCCTCCTTATTAATTGGTTGACATTAATCCCAAACTTGGCTGCCTTTTCTCTAAGCTCACGAGGAACCTTAGCTGAGACCGTCACGTACCGACTCATGAGGGAAGCACCAAGTAAAGTACTATGATGTGTGGTAGTATAAATAAATTTCGTATATCTAATGGTACTACTTGTAGTCGATATGTGATCTACAAAAGACCCTCCATGATTTGCAGCTAACTTAACGATATTCCTTGAGCCTAGAGAAGCTTGGTTAACGTTGAAGATTAAGAGCCCATCTCACTTGATTATGTGCAGCCCCCAGTAGGATAGCGTGCAACGAACCCACAATGCCTAGCAATGCTAGCAAAATATTATGAGATGTAATCGCAATAGCCACGATACAGCACAAGCGCACCTCTACCACGTCATCAACGATCTTAGCCCTCCTCGACGCGCATAGCTTTGAGCAGCATAGCCAACATTGATGGTAGAGCTCATAGACCGTCGAGATGACGTTGGCGCCGAAGATTTCGAGGAACTTGAGGTCAAAAGCACCTAGAAGCAGCTTGCATCTTGTTCAAGAAGTTCAAAGTAATGACGCGAGCCCTAACAGCCCTGAACTTACAACCGAAAGCCTCGTCCTTAGAGCAGGTCAGAAATCAACTTAAATAGATTCCAACCATATTTCCACTCGTGGCACATGTCTGAGAGAGAATTGAAGGAGGTTGGTACAGTAACTCACTACTACACGAGGATAGGTGTTGCTATAGTTAACCTGGTAGACACGTTGTCTGTTGGAGATAGGATCCTCATAAAAGGAGCTACTACAAACTTTGAGCAGAACGTTGAGTCTATGCAGATAGAACGCAAAAACGTTAATACCGCTTATAGTGGGCAAACCATCGGCCTAAAGGTTATTCAGAGAGTTAGAGAAGGAGATAAAGTGTACAAGATCGTTTAAGAGCAACCAAATACCCCTTTTTTACAGTACAAACCAATCAAGTAAGT
The sequence above is drawn from the Candidatus Nezhaarchaeota archaeon genome and encodes:
- a CDS encoding ribbon-helix-helix protein, CopG family codes for the protein MSRYVTVSAKVPRELREKAAKFGINVNQLIRRALEEEVRRREREHLKGMAQEVSLILSKVPAEDIVRIVREDRVRG
- a CDS encoding translation elongation factor-like protein, which encodes MSERELKEVGTVTHYYTRIGVAIVNLVDTLSVGDRILIKGATTNFEQNVESMQIERKNVNTAYSGQTIGLKVIQRVREGDKVYKIV